In Tepidimonas taiwanensis, the following are encoded in one genomic region:
- the ugpA gene encoding sn-glycerol-3-phosphate ABC transporter permease UgpA → MEKRVRFASRWLPWLLVMPQLAIVLVFFFWPAAQALLQSVMEQDAFGGSVEFVGLANFERLFADATYLQSFRVTAVFSVLVAVVGLSVSLLLAVMADRVVRGARWYKTLLIWPYAVAPAVAGVLWMFMFASPMGVVAWALQQVGVEWNHRLNSDHALALVVLAAVWKQISYNFLFFLAGLQSIPRSLIEAATIDGASPWRRFWTIVFPLLSPTTFFLLVINVVYAFFDTFAIIDATTQGGPGKDTAILVYKVYYDGFKALDMGGSAAQSVILMAIVIALTVVQFRYIERKVQY, encoded by the coding sequence ATGGAAAAACGCGTTCGATTCGCCTCGCGCTGGCTGCCGTGGCTGCTGGTGATGCCGCAACTGGCCATCGTGCTGGTGTTCTTTTTCTGGCCCGCGGCGCAGGCGCTGCTGCAAAGCGTCATGGAGCAGGACGCCTTCGGCGGCAGCGTCGAGTTCGTCGGGCTGGCCAACTTCGAGCGGCTGTTCGCCGACGCGACCTACCTGCAGTCGTTCCGGGTCACGGCGGTGTTCTCGGTGCTGGTGGCGGTGGTGGGCCTGTCGGTGTCGCTGCTGCTCGCGGTGATGGCCGACCGCGTCGTGCGCGGCGCGCGCTGGTACAAGACGCTGCTGATTTGGCCCTACGCCGTCGCACCGGCCGTCGCCGGCGTGTTGTGGATGTTCATGTTCGCCTCGCCGATGGGGGTGGTGGCATGGGCGCTGCAGCAGGTGGGAGTCGAGTGGAACCACCGACTCAACAGCGACCATGCGCTGGCGCTGGTGGTGCTGGCCGCGGTGTGGAAGCAGATTTCGTACAATTTTCTGTTTTTCCTCGCCGGTTTGCAGTCGATCCCGCGCTCGCTGATCGAGGCTGCGACGATCGACGGTGCCAGCCCCTGGCGGCGCTTCTGGACCATCGTCTTTCCGCTGCTGTCGCCGACGACGTTTTTTCTGCTCGTGATCAACGTCGTGTACGCGTTCTTCGACACCTTCGCGATCATCGATGCCACCACGCAGGGCGGCCCCGGCAAGGACACGGCGATCCTCGTCTACAAGGTGTACTACGACGGCTTCAAGGCGCTGGACATGGGGGGATCGGCCGCGCAGTCGGTCATCCTGATGGCGATCGTCATTGCGCTGACGGTGGTGCAGTTCCGCTACATCGAGCGAAAAGTCCAGTACTGA
- the ugpB gene encoding sn-glycerol-3-phosphate ABC transporter substrate-binding protein UgpB, producing MTKPIQRLVTATVLAASAFGAHAQTEIVWWHSMGGALGEWVNDLANEFNASQKDYKVVPVFKGSYDESMTAAIAAFRAGNAPHILQVFEVGTATMMASRNAIVPVAEVMKKAGVTFDPNAYVDAVKGYYTAPNGQMLSFPFNSSTTVLHYNKDAFKAAGLDPNKPPKSWPEVALAAAKLKTAGHKCPFTTSWQSWTQLESFSAWHNVEFASKNNGFGGLDARLTFNSPLHVRHIENLANMAKQGLFVYKGRGNAADATYVSGECAMMTGSSALYGNVKRNAKFDFGISTLPYYPDVPGAPQNTIIGGASLWVMAGKKDADYKGVAQFFAHLSKPDVAARSHQRTGYLPVTKAAYELTEKSGFYKQNPGTDVSVEQMIRKTTDKSRGIRLGNFVQIRTIIDEEMEQVWAGKKSAKQGLDDAVRRGNEQLERFQRANQGRM from the coding sequence ATGACCAAACCCATCCAACGCCTCGTCACCGCCACCGTGCTGGCCGCCAGCGCCTTCGGTGCCCACGCCCAGACCGAGATCGTCTGGTGGCACTCGATGGGAGGCGCGCTCGGCGAATGGGTCAACGACCTGGCCAACGAGTTCAACGCCAGCCAGAAGGACTACAAGGTCGTGCCGGTCTTCAAGGGCAGCTACGACGAGTCGATGACGGCGGCGATCGCGGCCTTCCGTGCCGGCAACGCGCCGCACATCCTGCAGGTGTTCGAGGTCGGCACCGCCACGATGATGGCCAGCCGCAACGCCATCGTCCCCGTGGCCGAGGTGATGAAAAAGGCCGGCGTCACCTTCGACCCCAACGCCTACGTGGACGCCGTCAAGGGCTACTACACCGCGCCCAACGGGCAGATGCTGAGCTTCCCGTTCAACAGCTCCACGACGGTGCTGCACTACAACAAGGACGCCTTCAAGGCCGCGGGGCTGGACCCCAACAAGCCGCCCAAGAGCTGGCCCGAAGTGGCGCTGGCCGCCGCCAAACTCAAGACCGCGGGCCACAAATGCCCGTTCACGACGAGCTGGCAGAGCTGGACGCAGCTGGAGAGCTTCTCGGCCTGGCACAACGTGGAGTTCGCGTCGAAGAACAACGGCTTCGGCGGGCTGGACGCGCGCCTGACCTTCAACTCACCGCTGCACGTGCGCCACATCGAAAACCTGGCCAACATGGCCAAGCAGGGGCTTTTCGTCTACAAAGGGCGCGGCAACGCGGCGGACGCGACCTATGTGTCGGGCGAGTGCGCGATGATGACGGGCTCCTCGGCGCTGTACGGCAACGTCAAGCGCAACGCGAAGTTCGACTTCGGCATCTCGACGCTGCCCTACTACCCGGACGTGCCCGGTGCGCCGCAAAACACCATCATCGGCGGCGCCAGCCTGTGGGTCATGGCCGGCAAAAAGGACGCCGATTACAAGGGGGTGGCGCAGTTCTTCGCCCACCTGTCCAAACCCGACGTGGCCGCGCGCAGCCACCAGCGCACGGGCTACCTACCGGTCACCAAGGCCGCCTATGAGCTGACGGAGAAATCGGGCTTCTACAAACAGAACCCCGGCACCGACGTCTCGGTCGAGCAGATGATCCGCAAGACCACCGACAAGTCGCGCGGCATCCGACTCGGCAATTTCGTGCAGATCCGCACCATCATCGACGAGGAGATGGAGCAGGTCTGGGCCGGCAAGAAGAGCGCCAAGCAAGGGCTGGACGACGCCGTGCGCCGCGGCAACGAGCAGCTCGAGCGCTTCCAGCGCGCCAACCAGGGGCGGATGTGA
- the glpD gene encoding glycerol-3-phosphate dehydrogenase, which translates to MAPSSTSPFETPIPPSTTDVLVVGGGINGCGIARDLSGRGVRVLLCEQDDLAAHTSSASTKLIHGGLRYLEYGEFGLVRKALAEREVLLRVAPHLIAPMRFVMPHDPGMRPAWMIRLGLWLYDHLARREVLPASQAIDLAHDPAGAALQPGWRRGFAYADGWVDDARLVVLNARDAADRGATVLTRTRCTALRRTPDGWLATLQPRDGGPAWSVHARVVVNAAGPWAESLLREQAGIAPARHLRLVRGSHIVVPRLFDHDSAYLLQASDRRVVFAIPYERDYTLIGTTDVEHRDDPAAACIDADETAYLCREAGRYFRRPVSPADVVWHYSGVRPLLEDASDDPSAVTRDYRLELDTRDGAALLTVWGGKITTYRTLATEAARRLAPLLGATTDDWTRCAPLPGGDATRLFGTDGGPMAAMRRLLDHIGTRWPWLPAPVRERWVRAYGTSCLDWLQGAQRPADLGDEVAPGLYEVELRHWVTREWARSADDMLWRRSKLGLHLSPAQREAVHDWIARHVPAAPLPDAAHQVPPNAAHHVPPNAEKP; encoded by the coding sequence ATGGCCCCTTCTTCCACGTCCCCTTTTGAGACGCCCATCCCGCCGTCGACCACGGACGTGCTCGTCGTCGGCGGCGGTATCAACGGCTGCGGCATCGCGCGCGACCTCTCCGGGCGCGGCGTGCGCGTGCTGCTGTGTGAACAGGACGATCTGGCCGCCCACACGTCGTCGGCCTCGACCAAGCTGATCCACGGCGGCCTGCGCTACCTGGAGTACGGGGAGTTCGGGTTGGTGCGCAAGGCGCTGGCCGAGCGCGAGGTGCTGCTGCGCGTCGCGCCGCACCTGATCGCACCGATGCGCTTCGTCATGCCGCACGACCCCGGCATGCGCCCGGCGTGGATGATCCGCCTGGGCCTGTGGCTATACGACCACCTGGCGCGGCGCGAGGTGTTGCCGGCGTCGCAGGCAATCGACCTCGCGCACGACCCGGCCGGGGCCGCCCTGCAGCCCGGCTGGCGGCGCGGCTTCGCCTACGCCGACGGGTGGGTGGACGACGCGCGGCTGGTCGTGCTCAACGCGCGCGACGCCGCCGACCGCGGTGCGACGGTGCTGACGCGCACGCGCTGCACGGCGCTGCGGCGCACGCCCGACGGCTGGCTGGCAACCCTGCAGCCGCGCGACGGGGGACCGGCGTGGTCGGTGCACGCGCGCGTCGTCGTCAACGCCGCCGGACCGTGGGCCGAGTCGCTGCTGCGCGAGCAGGCGGGGATCGCCCCTGCGCGGCACCTGCGCCTCGTGCGCGGCAGCCACATCGTCGTGCCCCGGCTGTTCGACCACGACAGCGCCTACCTGCTGCAGGCCAGCGACCGGCGCGTCGTCTTCGCCATCCCCTACGAGCGCGACTACACCCTGATCGGTACGACGGACGTCGAGCACCGCGACGACCCGGCGGCCGCGTGCATCGACGCGGACGAAACCGCCTACCTGTGCCGCGAGGCGGGGCGCTACTTCCGCCGCCCCGTGTCCCCTGCGGACGTGGTGTGGCACTACAGCGGCGTGCGACCGCTGCTGGAGGACGCGAGCGACGACCCGTCGGCCGTGACGCGCGACTACCGGCTGGAACTGGACACGCGCGACGGGGCGGCACTGCTGACCGTGTGGGGCGGCAAGATCACGACCTACCGGACGTTGGCGACGGAGGCGGCGCGGCGGCTGGCGCCGCTGCTCGGGGCGACGACCGATGACTGGACCCGCTGCGCCCCGCTGCCCGGCGGTGACGCGACGCGCCTGTTCGGCACCGATGGCGGCCCGATGGCGGCGATGCGGCGGTTGCTCGACCACATCGGGACGCGCTGGCCGTGGCTGCCTGCGCCGGTGCGGGAACGCTGGGTGCGGGCGTACGGGACGTCGTGTCTGGATTGGCTGCAGGGGGCGCAGCGCCCCGCGGACCTCGGCGACGAGGTCGCCCCCGGGCTGTACGAGGTGGAGCTGCGGCATTGGGTCACGCGCGAATGGGCACGCAGCGCGGACGATATGCTGTGGCGCCGCAGCAAGCTGGGCCTGCACCTGTCGCCGGCACAGCGCGAAGCGGTGCACGACTGGATCGCGCGACACGTGCCCGCCGCACCACTGCCCGATGCGGCCCACCAAGTGCCCCCCAATGCGGCTCACCACGTGCCGCCCAATGCGGAAAAACCCTAG
- a CDS encoding DeoR/GlpR family DNA-binding transcription regulator, which translates to MSSHPLPQRRRALNPRQSELLALVREAGTLSIEALAQRFGVTLQTVRRDVRQLEQMGLLARFHGGVRTPVSTVENLAYTQRQTLNAEAKAAIARAVARDVPAGCSLILNIGTTTEAVARALLQHRGLRVITNNLNVAAILSDNPDCEVVITGGVVRGRDRGIVGEVTIDFLRQFRVDIALIGISGIETDGTLRDYDVREVRAARTIIEHARQVWLCADHSKFGRPAMVEVGHIAELTRVYTDRPPPPPFDAMLREADVACVVAQGN; encoded by the coding sequence ATGTCGTCCCACCCGTTGCCGCAGCGTCGCCGCGCCCTCAACCCGCGCCAGAGTGAGCTGCTGGCGCTGGTGCGCGAGGCCGGCACGCTCAGCATCGAGGCACTCGCGCAGCGCTTCGGGGTCACGCTGCAGACGGTGCGGCGCGACGTGCGGCAGCTCGAGCAGATGGGGTTGCTCGCGCGCTTTCACGGCGGGGTGCGCACACCGGTGTCCACGGTGGAGAACCTCGCCTACACCCAGCGGCAGACGCTCAACGCCGAGGCCAAGGCCGCGATCGCGCGTGCGGTGGCGCGCGACGTCCCCGCCGGTTGCTCGCTGATCCTCAACATCGGCACGACCACCGAGGCGGTGGCGCGCGCGCTGCTGCAACACCGCGGTCTGCGCGTCATCACCAACAACCTCAACGTCGCCGCGATCCTGTCGGACAACCCGGATTGCGAGGTGGTCATCACCGGCGGGGTGGTGCGCGGGCGCGACCGCGGGATCGTCGGCGAGGTGACGATCGACTTTCTGCGCCAGTTCCGCGTTGATATCGCCCTCATCGGTATCTCGGGCATCGAGACGGACGGGACACTGCGCGACTACGACGTGCGCGAGGTGCGCGCGGCGCGCACGATCATCGAGCACGCGCGCCAGGTGTGGCTGTGCGCCGACCACAGCAAGTTCGGGCGACCGGCGATGGTGGAGGTCGGCCACATCGCGGAGCTGACGCGCGTGTACACGGACCGCCCGCCACCGCCGCCGTTCGATGCCATGCTGCGCGAGGCCGATGTCGCCTGCGTCGTGGCCCAGGGAAACTAG
- a CDS encoding sirohydrochlorin chelatase has protein sequence MHDAPQAPPAPVGRGPLADDPHGLILLAHGARDPAWAAPFERVAAAVRAARPQTPVALAFLEFMTPDLPTAGAALAAAGCRAVTVLPLFLGVGGHVRKDLPRLLDGLRARFPAVTWHLAPAIGEDARLLAAMTAIALDALSPPPGAGDATGG, from the coding sequence ATGCACGACGCCCCCCAAGCACCACCTGCGCCCGTCGGTCGCGGACCGCTCGCGGACGACCCACACGGCCTGATCCTGCTGGCGCACGGCGCGCGCGACCCGGCGTGGGCCGCCCCTTTCGAACGGGTGGCCGCCGCCGTGCGCGCGGCGCGCCCCCAAACGCCCGTCGCGCTGGCCTTCCTCGAATTCATGACGCCCGACCTGCCGACCGCGGGCGCGGCGCTCGCCGCCGCGGGTTGCCGCGCGGTGACGGTGCTGCCACTCTTTCTCGGTGTGGGCGGGCACGTGCGCAAAGACCTGCCGCGGCTGCTGGACGGGCTGCGCGCGCGTTTTCCCGCGGTCACGTGGCACCTGGCCCCGGCGATCGGCGAGGACGCGCGGCTGCTGGCGGCGATGACGGCGATCGCACTCGATGCGCTGTCCCCGCCACCCGGTGCCGGCGACGCCACCGGCGGCTGA
- a CDS encoding aspartate aminotransferase family protein, which translates to MDLSDRSHIAAPLAGAYTPTSAEVTPGGADWMAAHWMPFTGNRQFKADPRLVVAAEGAYLIDADGRRVFDGLSGLWCTGLGHGRREIVEAVSRQVATLDYSPAFQFGHPLSFELANRIVERMPAGLNRVFFTGSGSESADTALKIARAYWRARGQASKTRLIGRAKGYHGVNFGGISVGGIVGNRKLFGQGVEADHLPHTQPPAGSFFRGQPPADGGGRYAGAALADELLRLIELHDASTIAAVIVEPFSGSAGVVVPPVGYLQRLREICSAHDILLIFDEVITGFGRCGAWTGAEAFGVTPDILNFAKQVTNGVQPLGGVVVRQEIYDTFMAAGGPDYALEFPHGYTYSAHPVACAAGLASLRLLTDDDALARVRALAPVLEAAVHELRGASPHLTDIRNYGLAAGLTFAAVPGEPLKRPFEIAMRMWAKGFYVRYGGDTIQLAPPFISTEAEILRLVDALGETIRELA; encoded by the coding sequence ATGGATCTGTCGGACCGCTCGCACATCGCCGCCCCGCTGGCCGGGGCCTACACGCCCACCAGCGCCGAGGTGACGCCCGGCGGCGCCGACTGGATGGCCGCGCACTGGATGCCCTTCACCGGTAACCGGCAGTTCAAGGCCGATCCGCGCCTCGTCGTCGCGGCCGAGGGGGCCTACCTGATCGACGCCGACGGTCGCCGGGTGTTCGACGGCCTGTCGGGTCTGTGGTGCACGGGGCTCGGGCACGGCCGGCGCGAGATCGTCGAGGCCGTCAGCCGCCAGGTGGCCACGCTCGACTATTCGCCCGCGTTCCAGTTCGGCCACCCGCTGTCGTTCGAGCTGGCCAACCGCATCGTCGAGCGCATGCCCGCGGGGCTCAACCGCGTCTTTTTCACCGGCTCCGGCTCCGAGTCGGCCGACACCGCGCTCAAGATCGCGCGCGCCTACTGGCGCGCCCGCGGGCAGGCCAGCAAGACGCGCCTGATCGGCCGCGCCAAGGGCTACCACGGCGTCAACTTTGGCGGCATCTCGGTCGGTGGCATCGTCGGCAACCGCAAGCTGTTCGGTCAGGGGGTCGAGGCCGATCACCTGCCGCACACGCAGCCGCCGGCTGGCAGCTTCTTCCGTGGCCAGCCGCCCGCGGACGGCGGTGGGCGCTACGCGGGCGCGGCGCTGGCCGATGAGCTGCTGCGCCTCATCGAGCTGCACGATGCCTCGACCATTGCCGCGGTGATCGTCGAGCCGTTTTCCGGCTCGGCGGGCGTCGTCGTGCCGCCGGTGGGGTACCTGCAGCGGCTGCGCGAGATTTGCTCCGCGCACGACATCCTGCTCATCTTCGACGAAGTCATCACCGGTTTTGGTCGCTGCGGCGCGTGGACCGGTGCAGAGGCTTTCGGCGTCACGCCCGACATCCTGAACTTTGCCAAGCAGGTGACCAACGGCGTGCAGCCGCTGGGCGGCGTGGTGGTGCGGCAGGAGATTTATGACACCTTCATGGCCGCCGGCGGGCCGGACTACGCGCTGGAGTTCCCGCACGGCTACACCTACTCCGCGCACCCCGTGGCGTGCGCGGCGGGGCTGGCGTCGCTGCGGCTGTTGACGGATGACGACGCACTGGCGCGTGTGCGCGCGCTCGCACCGGTGTTGGAGGCGGCGGTGCATGAGTTGCGCGGCGCGAGCCCGCACCTGACCGATATCCGCAACTACGGGCTGGCCGCGGGCCTGACGTTCGCGGCCGTGCCGGGCGAGCCGCTCAAGCGCCCGTTCGAGATTGCGATGCGCATGTGGGCCAAGGGGTTTTACGTGCGCTACGGCGGCGACACCATCCAGCTCGCCCCCCCGTTCATCAGCACCGAGGCCGAGATTCTCCGGCTGGTCGACGCGCTTGGCGAGACGATTCGCGAGCTGGCCTGA
- the metW gene encoding methionine biosynthesis protein MetW, translating to MSDRAIQTMIARLVPTGARVLDLGCGDGALLAHLREARGCSGYGIEIDDAQVLVCLKRGLDVLQFNLEEGLSMFADDSFDVVLQIDTLQHLRNAETMLRETARVGRSAIVAFPNFAHWPNRLRVLAGRMPVTKRLPYEWYDTPNIRVGTFADFEVLARRLGLQVEDAFGLDDEGREVRTLPNLLASTAVFKLAKR from the coding sequence ATGAGTGACCGCGCCATTCAAACGATGATCGCGCGGCTCGTGCCCACCGGGGCGCGGGTGCTGGACCTGGGCTGTGGCGACGGGGCGCTGCTGGCGCACCTGCGCGAGGCGCGCGGCTGCAGCGGCTACGGCATCGAAATCGACGACGCGCAAGTGCTCGTGTGCCTCAAGCGGGGACTCGACGTGCTGCAGTTCAACCTCGAGGAAGGGCTGTCGATGTTTGCCGACGACAGCTTCGACGTCGTGCTGCAGATCGACACGCTGCAGCACCTGCGCAACGCCGAGACGATGCTGCGCGAGACCGCGCGCGTCGGGCGCAGCGCGATCGTGGCCTTCCCGAACTTTGCGCACTGGCCCAACCGGCTGCGCGTGCTGGCCGGCCGCATGCCGGTGACCAAGCGGCTGCCGTACGAGTGGTACGACACGCCCAACATCCGTGTGGGCACGTTTGCGGACTTCGAGGTGCTCGCACGGCGCCTGGGCCTGCAAGTCGAGGACGCCTTCGGCCTCGACGACGAGGGGCGCGAGGTGCGCACGCTGCCAAACCTGCTGGCCAGCACCGCGGTGTTCAAGCTGGCCAAGCGGTGA
- the metX gene encoding homoserine O-succinyltransferase MetX yields MIVTPQRHTFTEPLPLQSGAVLPSFELVYETYGTLSPARDNAVLICHALNASHHVAGFYADAQGQPIPKSEGWWHNMVGPGKPVDTQRFFVIGVNNIGSCFGSTGPTHVNPATGQPWGADFPVVTVEDWVNAQARLLDALGIERLAAVMGGSLGGMQALSWTLQYPERVRHAVVVASAPNLTAENIAFNEVARRAIVTDPDFHDGHYLRHGTKPRRGLRIARMIGHITYLSDDVMNEKFGRRLRPLAEALRAGDVETAERLAYRYTTQEVEFEIESYLRYQGDKFSEYFDANTYLLITRALDYFDPARAYDGDLSAALARARADFLLVSFSTDWRFSPARSREIVKALLDNGRAVSYAEIDAPHGHDAFLLDDARYHAAVRAYFEHRVAAGLTAQGDRHE; encoded by the coding sequence GTGATCGTCACCCCCCAACGCCATACCTTCACCGAGCCGCTGCCGCTGCAAAGCGGCGCGGTGCTGCCGTCGTTCGAACTCGTCTACGAAACCTACGGGACGCTGTCGCCCGCGCGCGACAACGCGGTGCTGATCTGCCACGCGCTCAACGCCAGCCACCACGTCGCAGGCTTTTATGCCGACGCGCAGGGCCAGCCGATCCCCAAGAGCGAGGGCTGGTGGCACAACATGGTGGGGCCGGGTAAGCCGGTGGACACCCAGCGTTTTTTCGTCATCGGTGTCAACAACATCGGCTCGTGCTTCGGCTCCACCGGCCCCACGCACGTCAACCCCGCCACCGGGCAGCCGTGGGGCGCAGACTTTCCGGTGGTGACGGTGGAGGACTGGGTCAACGCGCAGGCGCGGCTGCTGGATGCGCTGGGCATCGAGCGGCTGGCGGCGGTCATGGGCGGCAGCCTCGGCGGCATGCAGGCGCTGTCGTGGACGCTGCAGTACCCCGAGCGCGTGCGGCACGCGGTGGTGGTGGCCAGCGCCCCCAACCTCACCGCCGAGAACATTGCCTTCAACGAGGTCGCGCGCCGCGCCATCGTGACCGATCCGGACTTCCACGACGGCCACTACCTGCGGCACGGCACCAAGCCGCGGCGGGGCCTGCGCATCGCGCGCATGATCGGGCATATCACGTATCTGAGCGACGACGTGATGAACGAAAAATTCGGCCGTCGCCTGCGCCCGCTGGCCGAGGCGCTGCGCGCGGGCGACGTGGAGACCGCCGAGCGGCTCGCGTACCGCTACACGACGCAGGAGGTCGAGTTCGAAATCGAGAGCTACCTGCGCTACCAGGGCGACAAATTCAGCGAGTATTTCGACGCCAACACGTATCTGCTCATCACCCGCGCGCTCGATTACTTTGACCCCGCGCGGGCCTACGATGGCGATTTGAGCGCTGCGCTGGCACGCGCCCGCGCGGATTTTTTGCTCGTATCGTTCAGCACGGACTGGCGTTTTTCGCCGGCGCGCAGCCGCGAGATCGTCAAGGCGCTGCTCGACAACGGCCGCGCCGTCAGTTATGCGGAAATCGACGCCCCGCACGGGCACGACGCGTTTTTGCTGGACGACGCGCGCTACCACGCGGCGGTGCGGGCGTACTTCGAGCACCGCGTGGCGGCGGGATTGACCGCGCAGGGGGATCGCCATGAGTGA
- a CDS encoding RNA recognition motif domain-containing protein gives MGNKLYVGNLPYSVRDGDLEQAFSAYGQVASAKVMMERDTGRSKGFGFVEMGSDGEAQAAIAGMHGQSMGGRSLVVNEARPMEPRPPRSGGFGGGRREGGYGGGDGQFRSPYGSPRRRDDRGGY, from the coding sequence ATGGGCAACAAGTTGTACGTCGGCAATCTTCCGTATTCGGTGCGCGACGGCGATCTCGAACAGGCTTTCAGTGCCTACGGCCAGGTGGCCAGCGCCAAGGTCATGATGGAGCGCGACACCGGTCGCTCCAAGGGTTTTGGTTTCGTGGAAATGGGCAGCGACGGCGAGGCGCAGGCCGCCATCGCCGGCATGCACGGCCAGTCGATGGGCGGGCGCAGCCTCGTCGTGAACGAGGCCCGTCCGATGGAGCCGCGTCCGCCGCGCAGCGGTGGCTTCGGCGGTGGCCGTCGTGAGGGCGGCTACGGTGGTGGCGACGGCCAGTTCCGCAGCCCCTACGGCAGCCCGCGCCGGCGCGACGACCGCGGCGGATACTGA
- the lptC gene encoding LPS export ABC transporter periplasmic protein LptC, whose product MTVGASPAAAGPASAARPTTPRRRWHGLWDRVSLYLPVLLMGALAAISYGIVRQLPPLPAAPDAPVTPGVPDYRLEDFVLRRYDAAGQLESTLRGKALAHYPDRAVLLVQEADLERWARADGHRLWARARVLQTDDARTVVHLRGDVRVVREALAGTPQTKTTPRLTFEGQALTWHETQRLLESDQPVRVTRGADVLTGDRLRYDEARGVADVTGRVRATLAARP is encoded by the coding sequence ATGACGGTCGGCGCCTCCCCCGCGGCGGCTGGCCCCGCCTCCGCAGCACGCCCCACCACCCCGCGCCGGCGCTGGCACGGGCTGTGGGACCGCGTGTCGCTGTACCTGCCGGTGCTGCTGATGGGGGCGCTGGCCGCGATCTCGTACGGCATCGTGCGGCAGCTGCCGCCGCTGCCGGCCGCGCCGGACGCCCCTGTGACCCCCGGGGTCCCCGACTATCGGCTGGAGGACTTCGTCCTGCGCCGCTACGACGCGGCGGGGCAACTGGAATCCACCCTGCGCGGCAAAGCGCTGGCGCACTACCCGGACCGTGCCGTGCTGCTCGTGCAGGAGGCCGACCTCGAGCGCTGGGCGCGGGCCGACGGCCACCGCCTGTGGGCACGCGCGCGCGTGCTGCAGACCGACGATGCGCGCACGGTCGTGCACCTGCGCGGGGACGTGCGCGTGGTACGCGAAGCGCTCGCGGGCACCCCACAAACGAAAACCACGCCGCGCCTGACCTTCGAGGGTCAAGCGCTGACGTGGCACGAAACCCAGCGGCTGCTGGAATCGGATCAGCCGGTGCGCGTCACGCGCGGGGCCGATGTGCTGACCGGCGACCGCCTGCGCTACGACGAGGCGCGCGGGGTCGCCGATGTCACGGGCCGGGTGCGCGCCACGCTGGCGGCGCGCCCCTGA
- a CDS encoding KdsC family phosphatase — protein MHAPTLTFPPETLLRAQDVRVAFFDVDGVLTDGGLYYGPEGEMLKRFASLDGHGLKLLRHAGIEPAVVTGRDSAALRQRLQALGIRHVHYGTEDKRPAAEAILAALGLTWAQAAAIGDDWPDLPVLTRCAFAAAPPSAHAEVLARVHHVTRAPAGAGAAREFCDVLLVASGRYATLLAEALA, from the coding sequence ATGCATGCGCCCACGCTGACCTTTCCGCCCGAGACGCTGCTGCGCGCGCAGGACGTGCGCGTGGCCTTTTTCGACGTCGACGGCGTGCTCACCGACGGCGGCCTCTACTACGGCCCCGAGGGCGAGATGCTCAAGCGCTTCGCCAGCCTGGACGGCCACGGCCTCAAGCTGCTGCGGCACGCGGGCATCGAGCCGGCAGTCGTCACCGGACGCGACTCGGCCGCGCTGCGCCAGCGCCTGCAGGCGCTCGGCATCCGCCACGTCCACTACGGCACCGAGGACAAACGCCCGGCCGCCGAAGCGATCCTCGCGGCGCTGGGCCTGACCTGGGCGCAGGCGGCGGCCATCGGCGACGACTGGCCCGATCTGCCGGTGCTGACGCGCTGTGCGTTCGCGGCCGCGCCGCCGTCGGCCCACGCCGAGGTGCTGGCCCGCGTGCACCACGTGACGCGCGCGCCCGCCGGGGCGGGCGCGGCGCGCGAGTTCTGCGACGTGCTGCTCGTGGCCTCGGGCCGCTACGCGACGCTGCTGGCGGAGGCGCTGGCATGA